Within the Agromyces ramosus genome, the region GCCCGTGAGATCGGGCACCGCAGCGATGTCGCCGGCCGCCCAGGCGTCGGCCACCCAATCGTCTTCATCGCCGACGCGGAGGTCGGCACGCGTCAGAATCCGGCCGCGCTCTTCGACCGGGAGGTCGCTCGAACGCACGATCGCCGGGTTCGCCATGACACCGGCGGTCCACACGATGAGGTCGGACTCGAAGCTCTCGCCCGTCGACAGCTCGATGACGCCGTCGACCGCGCTCGTGAGCTGCGTGTCGAGGTGGATCTCGGCACCGCGCTGCGCGAGGTGCTTGATGACCCAGTGGCTCGTCTGCAACGACACCTCGGGCATGATGCGGCCCATGGCCTCGATGAGGTGGAAGTGCGTCTCGTCGAAGGTGAGCTGCGGGTAGTACTCGAGCAGGGCGCTCGCGAAAGAGCGGAGCTCGGCGAACACCTCGATGCCCGCGAACCCGCCGCCGACGACGACGAACGTCAGCAGTCGCTCACGCTCGGGACCGGGCGGGAGGTTCGACGCCTTGTCGAAGTTGGTGAGCACGCGGTCGCGGATGGCGACGGCCTCCTCGATCGACTTGAGGCCGATCGCGTTGTCGGCGATGCCCGGGATCGGGAAGGTGCGGGAGACGGCGCCGCCGGTGACCACGACGACGTCGTACTCGAACTCCCACGGCTCACCGAGCTCGGGCGTGATCGTCGCGGTCTTCGCGGCGTGATCGATGCGCGTGACCTTCGCGGTGATGACGTTCGTCTTCTTCAGGTGCCGGCGCTGCGACACGACCGAGTGGCGCGGCTCGATGGAGCCGGCTGCGACCTCGGGAAGGAACGGCTGGTACGTCATGTACGGCAGCGGGTCGACGACAGTGACCTCAGCCTCGCCGGAGCGCAGCCACTTCTCGAGCTTCCACGCCGTGTAGAACCCCGCATAGCCACCGCCGACGATGAGAATCTTGGGCACGGTGAATGGACTCCTCAGGTTTGGTACGTGCGGTCTGGTGCCTGCGATCACTGCTCGCGAGTGCGGACAGTCCGCCTGGTATGCCGAGTGGCGCCGATGCCCAACAGCGCTGCTAGCGTACCAAACCCTGCGACGAGCGAGAGCGGCACCGTAATGTACGCGAGCGTCCACTGCGTCGGCAACAGGGTCTGGGCGCCATCGGATCTCGGCAGCGGCGGGTCGGCGATCGGCACGACGACGGGCGTCTCGGTCGATGGGTCTTCTTCCGCTGCATCCGCTCGCCGATGCAGGGTGATCCACGCGGCCAGCCCGTCGACGAGGGTGTCGGGGTCGATCTCGGGGACCTCTGCGGTGAGCGCCGCCACCGGGTCGATGAGCCCGTTGCCATAGAGCGGGCTCGGCACCTCGTGGCCGTTCGGATCGGCCGTGCGGATGACGCGCTCGATCACGTTCGCGGCGTCGAGGTCGGGGTACTCCGAGCGCACGAGCGCGACGAGCCCCGACACCAGCGGCGCGGCGCCGCTCGTGCCGCTCCACACGTAGGTCTTGCCGTCGGGCTGGACGCCCACGAGGTCTTCGCTGGGGGCCGCCACGCCGATCGTGATGCCCTGCGAGCTCGCGTCGAAGCTCGCGTTCTTCTCCTTGTCGACGCCGGCCACGGTCAGCACGCCCGGGATCGTGGCCGGCGCGCCGACCTCCGTCGTCCCGCCGGCGCGGTTGCCCGCCGCCGCGACGACCACGACGTCGTGCTCGAACGCGTACATGAACGCGTCGTCCCAGCTCTCGGGCCAGTCGCGTGTGTTGCGCGTCAGCGACATGTTGATGACGTCGGCGCCGTTGTCGACGGCCCACACCACGGCCTCGGCGATCTGGTCGTCGTTCGACTTCTCGACCCCGAGGTCTTCGCCGAATGCGACCGACACCGTGAGCAGGTCGGCCTCGGGCGCGACGCCGATGACGCCGTTGCCGTCGCCGGTTCCGCGTCCGGCGAGCAGGGACGCGACCATCGTGCCGTGCGTGTCGTCTTCACCGACCGGTGTCTGGCCGTCGGGCGTGCCGACGCCCGAGACATCCGTGCCGCCGATCACGACGCCCGCCAGCTCGGCGACGGCGCCGTTGACTCCCGTGTCGATGATCGCCACGGTCACGCCTTCGCCTCGCGAGGTGTTCCACGCCGTGGTGAAGCCGTAGTCGCCGAGCCAGTACTCGTAGTCGCGCACGATGTCGGCGCTTGCCGGTGCGGCTCCGGCGAGCGCGACGAAGCTCGCCGCGACGACCGCCGCGGCGGCCTTCGCGACCGTCGCGAGCGGGCGTCGGGCGGAGCGGGTCATGCGGACGGCACCTCGTCGTCGACGCCGTAGTCGGGGCACCTGCACACCGAGGGCGACCAGGTCGAGCGCTGGAGCGCGATGTCGCCGATCGGGTTCTCGCCCGGACCGGCCGCGAGCGCATGCGCGGCGAGCGCATGCAAGCACTTCACGCGGGTCGGCATGCCGCCTGCGGAGATGCCGGCGAGCTCGGGGACCACGGCGATCGACTCGCGGTCGGCGAGGTAGTCGCGGTGCGCGCGCTCATACGACGCCGCGGTCTCGGGGTCGTCGGCCAGCAGCTCGGTGCACTCCACCATCAGCTGCGCCGCCTCGAGGAACGACATCGCCGCCGTCGCCACCGGGTGCGACAGGTAGTAGAACGTGGGGAACGGCGTTCCGTCGGACAGGCGCGGCGCGGTGGCCACCACGGTGGGCGCGCCGCACACGCAGCGGGCCGGGATTCCCACCACGTCGCGGGCCGGGCGACCGAGCTGCGCCGAGACGATGCGGATGTCCCGCTCGGTCACCGGCTCGAACGGCGGGCGGCTCATTCGGCACCCCCGGTGGCCGGCGCACCGGCGGGATCGGTCGGCGCCGTCGCCTCGGGCGCCAGACCCGCGGTCATCACGGAGTCGAGCAGGGTGCGCATCCAGTCGCCCTTCGATTCGGTCACCTCGGCGGAGACCTCGGTGGTGGCATCGGCCTTCGCCGCCGCGGTGCGGTCGTCGATGACGAGGTAGCTGACCTCGCCCGGCATCACGTAATAGAGGCGCTCGCGCGCCTGGGTCACGATGAACGTCTCGTCATTCCAGCGTTCACGCTCGTCGCGGAGGCGCTGCACCTCCTCCTCCTGCGTGGAGACGGCGGCGCGGAGCTCCGCGATCTGCTGTCGTTGCTGCGCGAACGCCGCGATCGTCGGTGCGAGCACGATCACGGCGAGTACGAGCACCCCCATCATGATGAGCGAGAAACCTGAGAATCGGATGCCGCTGAGCCAGCCCGACCGCACGGCCGCCGCCTTGCCCGTGCTCGCCGCCTTCGCCGTCGCCTTCGCGTTCGCGCGTGAGGCTCGTGCGGATGTCGCGGAACTCGCCTTCGCGTCGGCGCCCCTGCCCGTGGCGGACTTCGCCGTGCCGGCCTTCGCCCGGGCGGCGGATGGGTTTGCGGGGCGCCGTGGCGCCCGGCCGGGGCGTGCGGGATCGTCGCGCATGCGCCCCTCCTCACCGACCCGGAAAGCCGCGACGGGGGCGGCCACTCGGCCGCCCCCCGTCGCTGCGTCGAACTTCGTCTACGCCGTGTAGCGGGGGAACGCCGTGCGGCCGGCGTACACCGCGGCCTCACCGAGTTCTTCTTCGATCCTCAGAAGCTGATTGTACTTGGCGACTCGCTCGCTCCTCGCGGGCGCGCCCGTCTTGATCTGGCCGCAGTTGGTCGCGACGGCGAGGTCGGCGATCGTCGTGTCTTCGGTCTCGCCGGAGCGGTGCGACATGACGGCGGTGTAGCCGGAGCGCTGCGCGAGGGAGACCGCGTCGAGCGTCTCGGTGAGGGTGCCGATCTGGTTGACCTTCACGAGGATCGAGTTGCCCGCGTGCTTCGCGATGCCGTCGGCGAGGCGCTTCGGGTTGGTGACGAACAGGTCGTCGCCGACGAGCTGGAGCTTGGTGCCGAGCTCGGCGGTGAGCGCCGCCCAGCCTTCCCAGTCGTCTTCGGCCAGCGGGTCCTCGATGGAGATGAGGGGGTATGCGTCGGCGAGCTCGGCGTAGTACGCGTTCATCTGCGCCGAGGTGCGGTCCTGGCCCTCGAAGCGGTAGACGCCGTTCTCGAAGAACTCGGTCGCCGCGACATCCAGGCCGAGCGCGATGTCGGTGCCGAGGGTGAAGCCGGCCTTGCCGATCGCCTCGGCGATGAAGTCGAGCGCGGCGCGGTTCGTCGCGAAGTCGGGGGCGAAGCCGCCCTCGTCGCCGAGACCGGTCGACAGGCCATTCGACTTCAGCAGGCTCTTCAGTGCGTGGTAGGTCTCGACGCCCCAGCGAAGGCCCTCGGAGTACGTGGACGCGCCGATCGGCAGGACCATGAACTCCTGGATGTCGACGCCCGTGTCGGCGTGCGCACCACCGTTGATGATGTTCATCATCGGCACCGGCAGCACGTGGGCGTTCGGGCCGCCGAGGTAGCGGAACAGCGGAAGGTCGGCGGCGTCGGCGGCGGCCTTCGCGGTGGCGAGGCTCACGCCGAGGATGGCGTTCGCGCCGAGGCGGCTCTTGTTCTCGGTACCGTCGGCCTCGATGAGGGCGGCATCGACGAGGCGCTGGTCTGCGGCATCCAGGTCTTCGATGGCTGGGCCGAGCTCGTCGAGCACGGCGTCGACGGCCTTCTGCACACCCTTGCCGAGGTAGCGGTCGTTATCGCCGTCGCGCAGCTCGTACGCCTCGAACGCACCGGTGGACGCGCCGGAGGGCACAGCCGCACGGGCGAGGGTGCCGTCGTCGAGGAGCACCTCGACCTCGACGGTCGGGTTGCCGCGAGAATCCAGGATCTCGCGGGCGCCTACAGCTTCGATGAATGCCACAGTGGACTCCTCTGTGATGGGGGTATGTGCGTCGGACGACTCCGTCGTGATCCGCCAGCCAGTCTAGTGAGGCGATCGAGCACGTGACATTCGCCGACGGATGCCCCGAGCCTCGCGCCCAGCGGCGCCCCACTTCCGCGGGTGGGCGATGTTGGCGAGGCAGTCGGGTGAATTCCCGCCA harbors:
- a CDS encoding NAD(P)/FAD-dependent oxidoreductase, coding for MPKILIVGGGYAGFYTAWKLEKWLRSGEAEVTVVDPLPYMTYQPFLPEVAAGSIEPRHSVVSQRRHLKKTNVITAKVTRIDHAAKTATITPELGEPWEFEYDVVVVTGGAVSRTFPIPGIADNAIGLKSIEEAVAIRDRVLTNFDKASNLPPGPERERLLTFVVVGGGFAGIEVFAELRSFASALLEYYPQLTFDETHFHLIEAMGRIMPEVSLQTSHWVIKHLAQRGAEIHLDTQLTSAVDGVIELSTGESFESDLIVWTAGVMANPAIVRSSDLPVEERGRILTRADLRVGDEDDWVADAWAAGDIAAVPDLTGGGVGGYCVPNAQHAVRQGKLLAKNIVAVLRGEEPKEYFHKNLGAVAGLGIGSGVFQSGRIALTGLIAWFAHRGYHGLAMPSWERKFRVFWGWWNNFWLGRDIVSLAAVQQPRAQFEQFAARPKPPAEAAPKPAITSGAASKDVAPPAKSKAAPGARAEAERVAAK
- a CDS encoding S8 family serine peptidase; amino-acid sequence: MTRSARRPLATVAKAAAAVVAASFVALAGAAPASADIVRDYEYWLGDYGFTTAWNTSRGEGVTVAIIDTGVNGAVAELAGVVIGGTDVSGVGTPDGQTPVGEDDTHGTMVASLLAGRGTGDGNGVIGVAPEADLLTVSVAFGEDLGVEKSNDDQIAEAVVWAVDNGADVINMSLTRNTRDWPESWDDAFMYAFEHDVVVVAAAGNRAGGTTEVGAPATIPGVLTVAGVDKEKNASFDASSQGITIGVAAPSEDLVGVQPDGKTYVWSGTSGAAPLVSGLVALVRSEYPDLDAANVIERVIRTADPNGHEVPSPLYGNGLIDPVAALTAEVPEIDPDTLVDGLAAWITLHRRADAAEEDPSTETPVVVPIADPPLPRSDGAQTLLPTQWTLAYITVPLSLVAGFGTLAALLGIGATRHTRRTVRTREQ
- a CDS encoding DUF501 domain-containing protein gives rise to the protein MSRPPFEPVTERDIRIVSAQLGRPARDVVGIPARCVCGAPTVVATAPRLSDGTPFPTFYYLSHPVATAAMSFLEAAQLMVECTELLADDPETAASYERAHRDYLADRESIAVVPELAGISAGGMPTRVKCLHALAAHALAAGPGENPIGDIALQRSTWSPSVCRCPDYGVDDEVPSA
- a CDS encoding FtsB family cell division protein — protein: MRDDPARPGRAPRRPANPSAARAKAGTAKSATGRGADAKASSATSARASRANAKATAKAASTGKAAAVRSGWLSGIRFSGFSLIMMGVLVLAVIVLAPTIAAFAQQRQQIAELRAAVSTQEEEVQRLRDERERWNDETFIVTQARERLYYVMPGEVSYLVIDDRTAAAKADATTEVSAEVTESKGDWMRTLLDSVMTAGLAPEATAPTDPAGAPATGGAE
- the eno gene encoding phosphopyruvate hydratase; the encoded protein is MAFIEAVGAREILDSRGNPTVEVEVLLDDGTLARAAVPSGASTGAFEAYELRDGDNDRYLGKGVQKAVDAVLDELGPAIEDLDAADQRLVDAALIEADGTENKSRLGANAILGVSLATAKAAADAADLPLFRYLGGPNAHVLPVPMMNIINGGAHADTGVDIQEFMVLPIGASTYSEGLRWGVETYHALKSLLKSNGLSTGLGDEGGFAPDFATNRAALDFIAEAIGKAGFTLGTDIALGLDVAATEFFENGVYRFEGQDRTSAQMNAYYAELADAYPLISIEDPLAEDDWEGWAALTAELGTKLQLVGDDLFVTNPKRLADGIAKHAGNSILVKVNQIGTLTETLDAVSLAQRSGYTAVMSHRSGETEDTTIADLAVATNCGQIKTGAPARSERVAKYNQLLRIEEELGEAAVYAGRTAFPRYTA